A genomic window from Paucibacter sp. KCTC 42545 includes:
- a CDS encoding S49 family peptidase, whose protein sequence is MTLLPHLAARLYGVPLAIHRPKLDVILSVLGPRIGLADLAAPSGFTPPVRPTATQTTKVAVIPIHGTLVRRTVGLEAESGLTSYAGLTAQLDAALASPDVTAILLDVDSPGGESGGVFDLADRIRAASSIKPVWAVANDMAFSAAYALASAASKVFVSRTGGVGSIGVIAMHVDQSEKDAQDGVRYTAVFAGDRKNDLNPHEPISSEAHAFLKGEVNRVYGLFVETVARNRGIEASAVRDTEAGLFFGQAAVAIGLADAIGTFDDALAQLLESVSPLPKLAASHSGLFSNPQMESSMNDRTDPAAPDRLAADPAGSSSQPAAATAMTVADAIEVAQTCTLAGRTDLIAGFLEAKASPAKVRSQLLAAKAEASPEIVSRIAPDAAASTSNPLLDAAKQLAAKSASLKKEI, encoded by the coding sequence ATGACCCTGTTGCCCCATTTGGCGGCACGCCTCTACGGTGTGCCGCTGGCGATCCATCGCCCAAAACTTGACGTGATTCTGTCCGTGCTCGGCCCCCGGATCGGCTTGGCTGATTTGGCTGCACCCTCGGGCTTCACGCCGCCCGTGCGTCCCACAGCCACACAGACGACGAAGGTCGCGGTCATCCCCATCCACGGCACGCTGGTGCGACGCACCGTGGGCCTGGAAGCCGAATCCGGCTTGACCAGCTACGCAGGGCTGACCGCCCAGTTGGACGCCGCGTTGGCCAGCCCGGATGTCACCGCCATCCTGCTCGACGTTGACTCGCCGGGTGGCGAGTCGGGCGGCGTGTTCGATCTGGCCGACCGCATCCGTGCGGCGTCCAGCATCAAGCCAGTCTGGGCGGTGGCCAATGACATGGCGTTCTCGGCGGCCTACGCCCTGGCATCTGCGGCGAGCAAGGTGTTCGTGTCGCGCACCGGTGGCGTCGGCTCGATTGGTGTCATTGCGATGCACGTCGACCAGTCCGAGAAGGATGCCCAAGACGGCGTTCGCTACACGGCGGTCTTTGCGGGCGACCGCAAGAACGATCTCAACCCGCACGAGCCGATTTCCAGCGAAGCCCACGCCTTTCTCAAGGGCGAGGTGAATCGCGTCTACGGCCTGTTCGTCGAGACGGTGGCCCGCAACCGTGGCATCGAGGCATCTGCCGTGCGCGACACGGAGGCCGGGCTGTTCTTCGGGCAAGCCGCCGTTGCCATCGGGCTGGCCGATGCCATCGGCACCTTCGACGACGCGCTCGCCCAGCTCCTCGAATCCGTTTCCCCACTCCCGAAGTTGGCGGCAAGCCACTCCGGTCTTTTTAGCAACCCCCAGATGGAGTCATCAATGAATGATCGAACCGACCCCGCTGCTCCTGATCGGCTTGCTGCTGATCCTGCTGGCAGTTCTTCTCAACCGGCGGCCGCCACCGCCATGACCGTGGCCGACGCGATTGAGGTCGCCCAGACCTGCACCCTGGCCGGGCGCACCGACCTGATCGCGGGCTTCCTCGAAGCGAAGGCATCACCCGCCAAGGTACGTAGCCAGTTGCTGGCGGCGAAGGCCGAAGCGTCCCCCGAAATCGTCAGCCGCATCGCTCCCGATGCTGCTGCATCCACGAGCAACCCGCTGCTCGATGCCGCGAAGCAGCTCGCGGCCAAGTCCGCATCACTGAAGAAGGAGATCTGA
- a CDS encoding major capsid protein, with protein MQNPFISPAFSMASMTAAINLIPNRYGRLEELNLFPPKPVRTRQVIVEERAGVLNLLPTQPPGSPGTVNVRGKRTVRSFVVPHIPHDDVVLPEEVQGLRAFGSETEMESIAGVLAQHLETMRNKHAITLEHLRMGALKGEILDADGSRIYNLFDEFGIDQQSVDFEISSPTTGTDVKGKCTDVLGIIEEALLGEFMTGVHCLCSPEFFKALTGHKDVKTAFTNWQQGAVLINDVRRGFTFGGITFEEYRGKATDVNKTVRRFIAAGEAHAFPLGTIDTFGTYFAPADFNETVNTMGQPLYAKQEPRKFDRGTDLHTQANPLPMCHRPGVLVRLVMGGGV; from the coding sequence ATGCAAAACCCATTCATCAGTCCGGCATTTTCGATGGCATCAATGACTGCAGCCATCAACTTGATCCCCAACCGCTACGGACGCCTGGAGGAGTTGAATCTGTTTCCGCCCAAGCCGGTTCGAACGCGCCAGGTGATTGTTGAAGAGCGCGCCGGTGTCCTGAACCTCCTTCCGACCCAGCCGCCAGGCTCTCCAGGAACAGTGAATGTGCGTGGCAAGCGAACCGTCCGTTCCTTCGTCGTTCCGCACATCCCGCACGACGACGTTGTGTTGCCCGAGGAGGTTCAAGGTCTACGTGCGTTTGGCAGCGAAACCGAAATGGAGTCGATTGCCGGAGTGCTGGCCCAACACTTAGAGACGATGCGCAACAAGCACGCCATCACCCTAGAGCACTTGCGTATGGGGGCGTTGAAAGGCGAGATCCTCGACGCCGACGGCAGCCGTATCTACAACCTGTTTGACGAGTTTGGCATCGATCAACAGAGTGTGGACTTCGAAATCAGCAGCCCGACTACTGGCACTGACGTCAAAGGCAAATGCACTGATGTGTTGGGCATCATCGAAGAAGCGCTTCTCGGCGAGTTCATGACGGGAGTCCACTGCTTGTGTTCTCCAGAGTTTTTCAAGGCATTGACCGGCCATAAGGATGTCAAGACTGCCTTCACGAACTGGCAGCAAGGCGCCGTCCTTATCAATGATGTTCGCCGTGGCTTCACTTTTGGCGGCATCACTTTCGAGGAGTACCGAGGCAAGGCGACTGATGTCAACAAGACGGTTCGTCGCTTCATCGCTGCTGGCGAAGCACATGCGTTCCCTCTGGGCACCATCGACACCTTCGGAACTTACTTTGCGCCGGCCGACTTCAACGAGACTGTCAACACGATGGGCCAGCCGCTTTATGCGAAGCAGGAGCCGCGCAAGTTCGACCGGGGCACAGATTTGCACACTCAGGCCAACCCGCTACCGATGTGCCATCGTCCCGGGGTTCTGGTCAGGCTCGTCATGGGTGGTGGCGTATGA
- a CDS encoding head decoration protein, whose amino-acid sequence MPTVFSESINLGDLLKYEAPNLYSRDRVTVVAGQTLPLGAVVGMVTATGKVKQIDPSATDGSQYSAGVLMQDADAALADRNDGLMVARHAIVSDHALHWPTGITTAEQQAAIQQLKALGVLVRIGA is encoded by the coding sequence ATGCCCACCGTGTTTTCTGAATCGATTAACTTGGGCGACCTGCTCAAGTACGAGGCCCCGAACCTCTACTCGCGCGACCGCGTCACCGTGGTCGCAGGCCAGACCCTGCCGCTGGGCGCGGTCGTCGGGATGGTCACTGCCACGGGCAAGGTCAAGCAGATCGACCCGTCGGCTACCGATGGCAGCCAGTACTCCGCTGGTGTGCTGATGCAGGACGCCGATGCTGCTCTCGCCGACCGCAACGACGGGCTGATGGTGGCGCGTCACGCCATCGTGTCAGACCACGCACTACATTGGCCCACCGGCATCACGACTGCGGAGCAGCAAGCAGCGATCCAACAACTCAAAGCACTGGGCGTCCTGGTGCGTATCGGCGCCTAA